TAGCTGATAGCCGATCAAAAGAAAGCCTGAGGCCATCAGAAGCGTGTTTGTTAAAGTTGAAAACCGCTTAAAGCTGTCACTATAACGCAATAGGCTGATGACAACAAGGACCAGAATCAAGGCAAGGAACTGCCCGATTTCAACTCCAATATTAAAGCCGATCAGATTCGTGACCAGCCCCTCTTTGCCGAATTTAAAATCATGAAGTTTACTGGCCAGTCCGAACCCGTGAAACAAGCCAAAGATCAGAAC
The genomic region above belongs to Dyadobacter pollutisoli and contains:
- a CDS encoding HupE/UreJ family protein; the protein is MNAYLIDAIIALSIVYKGFDNLGGFKKIFGFQPNTKAAVLIFGLFHGFGLASKLHDFKFGKEGLVTNLIGFNIGVEIGQFLALILVLVVISLLRYSDSFKRFSTLTNTLLMASGFLLIGYQLTGHFLR